One region of Candidatus Hydrogenedentota bacterium genomic DNA includes:
- the uppS gene encoding di-trans,poly-cis-decaprenylcistransferase has translation MKPEKAPVQPRREAPPLDPRLDPRRMPRHIAIIMDGNGRWAERRGLTRAEGHEAGARGVRQAIEGCREMGLRALTLYAFSTENWRRSKFEVNTLFRLMSKYIRREVDEIHANGIRVRFLGEMDRLPERAAKDLRYCLDLTAGNTGMDVCVALNYGSRAEIARAARMLCEDAADGRIRPEEVDEAAVAARLYVPEHAEVDLLIRTSGEMRISNFLLWQISYAEIVVTPTLWPDFDKAALCDAIAEYQARNRRFGGRP, from the coding sequence ATGAAACCCGAAAAAGCACCGGTTCAGCCGCGCAGGGAGGCGCCGCCCCTCGACCCGCGCCTGGACCCGAGGCGCATGCCCCGGCACATCGCCATTATCATGGACGGCAACGGGCGCTGGGCGGAGCGGCGGGGCCTTACCCGCGCGGAGGGGCATGAGGCCGGCGCGCGCGGCGTGCGCCAGGCCATCGAGGGCTGCCGCGAGATGGGCCTCCGCGCCCTGACCCTTTACGCCTTCTCCACGGAGAACTGGCGCCGGTCCAAGTTCGAGGTCAACACCCTGTTCCGGCTCATGAGCAAGTACATCCGCAGGGAGGTGGACGAAATCCACGCCAACGGCATCCGGGTGCGTTTTCTCGGCGAGATGGACCGCCTGCCGGAGCGGGCCGCGAAGGACCTGCGCTACTGCCTGGACCTCACGGCGGGAAACACCGGCATGGATGTGTGCGTCGCCCTGAACTACGGGTCGCGGGCGGAGATCGCGCGGGCGGCCCGGATGCTGTGCGAGGACGCCGCCGACGGGCGCATCCGCCCGGAGGAGGTGGACGAGGCCGCCGTGGCGGCGCGCCTGTATGTGCCCGAGCACGCCGAGGTGGACCTGCTCATCCGCACCAGCGGCGAGATGCGCATCAGCAACTTCCTGCTGTGGCAGATATCCTACGCGGAGATAGTCGTGACGCCGACGCTCTGGCCGGACTTCGACAAGGCCGCCCTGTGCGACGCCAT
- the frr gene encoding ribosome recycling factor, with amino-acid sequence MNDARDRMDKSVEAYRQELGNIRTGRASAGMLDIVEVEVYGSKMKINQLGTVTVPDAHCIAIDLWDKSQINTVEKALRASQLNVNPSNDGRVIRIPIPPLTEDRRKDLVKLAARLAEEARVAIRNVRRHAIEAIKAHQKDGDIPEDDAHRMSDEIQKLTDKHIESIDAAFKSKEADIMEV; translated from the coding sequence ATGAACGACGCCCGGGACAGGATGGACAAGAGCGTGGAGGCCTACCGCCAGGAACTCGGCAACATCCGCACGGGCCGCGCGAGCGCGGGCATGCTGGACATCGTCGAGGTGGAGGTCTACGGCTCGAAGATGAAGATCAACCAGCTCGGCACGGTCACCGTGCCCGACGCGCACTGCATCGCCATTGACCTCTGGGACAAGTCCCAGATCAACACGGTGGAGAAGGCCCTGCGCGCCTCGCAGTTGAACGTCAACCCGTCCAACGACGGCAGGGTCATCCGCATCCCGATTCCGCCGCTCACCGAGGACCGCCGGAAGGACCTGGTGAAACTGGCCGCGCGGCTGGCCGAGGAGGCGCGGGTCGCCATCCGCAATGTCCGCCGCCACGCCATTGAGGCCATCAAGGCGCACCAGAAGGACGGCGACATCCCCGAGGACGACGCCCACCGCATGTCCGACGAGATACAGAAACTGACGGACAAGCACATCGAGTCCATAGACGCCGCCTTCAAGTCGAAAGAGGCGGACATCATGGAGGTGTGA
- a CDS encoding UMP kinase gives MEMPVYRRVLLKLSGEALQGASSGGIDSATVGRFADELAAAAKEGVQIGLVVGGGNIFRGAEGAETGLDRPTGDYMGMLATVINALAIQAAVEARGVPTRVLSAIEMPPVAERYIRRRATRHLDKGRVVIFAAGTGNPFFTTDTAAALRANEIGAEVLLKATKVDGVYDADPKKDPGAKRFTTLGFTEVLSRNLRVMDATAISLCRENQLPVIVFDLTQPGNILKVLHGDPIGTLVKGD, from the coding sequence TTGGAAATGCCGGTTTACAGGCGTGTGCTGCTCAAGTTGAGCGGGGAGGCCCTTCAGGGCGCCTCCTCCGGCGGCATTGACTCCGCCACGGTCGGGCGTTTCGCGGACGAGCTGGCCGCGGCCGCCAAGGAGGGCGTGCAAATCGGCCTCGTGGTGGGCGGCGGCAACATCTTCCGCGGCGCCGAAGGCGCCGAGACGGGGCTGGACCGGCCCACCGGTGACTACATGGGCATGCTCGCCACGGTGATCAACGCCCTGGCCATCCAGGCGGCGGTCGAGGCGCGGGGTGTGCCCACGCGGGTGCTCAGCGCCATCGAGATGCCCCCGGTCGCCGAGCGCTACATCCGCCGCCGCGCCACGCGCCACCTGGACAAGGGCCGCGTGGTCATCTTCGCGGCGGGCACCGGCAACCCCTTTTTCACCACGGACACCGCCGCCGCGCTGCGCGCCAATGAAATCGGCGCGGAGGTGCTGCTGAAGGCCACGAAGGTGGACGGCGTCTACGACGCGGACCCGAAGAAAGACCCCGGCGCCAAACGTTTCACCACGCTGGGCTTCACCGAGGTGCTCTCGCGGAACCTCCGCGTGATGGACGCCACGGCCATATCCCTGTGCCGTGAGAACCAGTTGCCCGTCATCGTCTTCGACCTGACACAGCCGGGCAACATCCTGAAAGTGCTTCATGGCGACCCCATTGGAACGCTGGTAAAGGGAGACTGA